In the Vanessa cardui chromosome 10, ilVanCard2.1, whole genome shotgun sequence genome, one interval contains:
- the LOC124532793 gene encoding uncharacterized protein LOC124532793, with translation MKIPSVSLTIYTAIIIFSKYVNFNPTRLLLELLKFIFNIDRYKLLLMELKIIFINFDVHCVLQTITTKLKHLNEEVHYEPVSASTCRSVCQRVSDLTKGYVSICGLVKQLNASHSAVLFIIFSANTLLLMFSFINLIDVFIVFTGETHQRINIILQLIWCAKFLVTILLFIEPWHQIQAEVTEIQIVLTKLIHNLTPAGKSIPLKLDLMFKQLLLNQPSISPLGMFTVQRILFIKTISFVTTYSLLLIQFTKNRWKKYAHSH, from the exons ATGAAGATTCCTTCGGTGTCTTTAACTATATACACTGCAATCATtattttcagcaaatatgtcaattttaatcCAACAAGAT TGTTATTGGAATtgttgaagtttatttttaatatcgatcGTTATAAATTATTGCTGATGGAATTGAAGATTATCTTCATTAATTTCGATGTCCACTGTGTGCTGCAGACCATAACTACGAAATTAAAGCACTTGAACGAGGAAGTACATTACG AGCCTGTTTCAGCATCTACATGTCGCTCAGTGTGTCAACGTGTCAGCGATCTAACGAAGGGATATGTGTCTATTTGCGGTTTAGTCAAGCAACTGAACGCGTCACACAGCGCtgtcctctttataatattctcAGCGAACACCCTGCTGTTAATGTTCAGCTTCATCAATTTAATTGacgtttttattgtattca CAGGAGAAACTCATCAACGAATAAACATTATTCTTCAGTTGATTTGGTGTGCAAAATTTTTGGTTACAATTTTGCTATTTATCGAACCTTGGCACCAAATACAGGCGgag GTGACTGAGATACAAATAGTTCTGACCAAGCTCATACATAACTTGACGCCTGCTGGGAAGTCCATCCCTCTGAAACTGGACCTGATGTTCAAACAACTCCTTCTGAACCAGCCAAGTATATCGCCACTGGGAATGTTCACAGTACAgcgaatactttttattaag accaTTAGTTTTGTAACTACGTACAGcctgttactaatacagtttaCAAAAAATCGATGGAAGAAATATGCACACAGTCATTGA